The Zalophus californianus isolate mZalCal1 chromosome 8, mZalCal1.pri.v2, whole genome shotgun sequence genome has a segment encoding these proteins:
- the DEFB124 gene encoding beta-defensin 124 yields the protein MPGSSGVLPSDLPRSPVAMTQLLLLIVALLALGHMPPGRSEFKRCWKGQGACRTYCTRQEIYMHMCPDASLCCLAYGTRPLASKPVYV from the exons ATGCCTGGCTCCTCTGGTGTTCTCCCCAGTGACCTCCCTAGAAGCCCTGTGGCCATGACACAGCTGCTTCTGCTCATTGTGGCTCTCCTGGCCCTGGGTCATATGCCTCCAG GGAGAAGTGAATTTAAGCGCTGCTGGAAGGGCCAGGGGGCCTGTCGGACTTACTGTACAAGGCAAGAAATCTACATGCACATGTGCCCAGATGCCTCTCTGTGCTGCCTCGCCTATGGAACCAGGCCTCTGGCTTCTAAGCCTGTATATGTGTAG
- the REM1 gene encoding GTP-binding protein REM 1 gives MTLNTQQEAKTPLRRRASTPLPLSPRGHQPGLLCTAPSTKFQHPRLSQSASLNPPTRQPSPAPNGWSSESSDSEGSWEALYRVVLLGDPGVGKTSLASLFAGKQERDLHEQLGEDVYERTLTVDGEDTTLVVMDTWEAEKWDESWSQESCLQVGSAYVIVYSIADRGSFESASELRIQLRRTHQADHVPIILVGNKADLARCREVSVEEGRACAVVFDCKFIETSATLQHNVAELFEGVVRQLRLRRRDSAAPEPAAPRRRASLGQRARHFLARLTARSARRRALKARSKSCHNLAVL, from the exons ATGACACTAAACACCCAGCAAGAAGCAAAGACCCCCCTGCGTCGGCGAGCCAGCACTCCACTGCCCCTGTCCCCCCGGGGCCACCAGCCTGGCCTCCTGTGTACAGCACCTTCCACAAAATTCCAGCATCCCCGGCTGAGCCAGTCAGCCTCCCTCAATCCTCCCACCCGGCAACCTTCGCCTGCCCCCAATGGTTGGTCCTCTGAATCCAGTGACTCTGAAGGCTCCTGGGAGGCCCTCTACCGCGTGGTACTGCTTGGAGACCCGGGCGTAGGGAAGACCAGCCTGGCCAGCCTCTTTGCAGGGAAGCAAGAGCGGGACCTCCATGAACAGCTGGGAG AAGATGTGTACGAGAGGACCCTCACAGTAGATGGAGAGGACACAACGCTCGTGGTCATGGACACCTGGGAGGCTGAGAAATGG GATGAAAGCTGGAGCCAAGAGTCGTGCCTGCAGGTGGGCAGCGCCTATGTCATTGTGTACTCCATCGCGGACAGAGGCAGCTTCGAGAGTGCCTCTGAGCTCCGCATTCAGCTGCGGCGCACGCATCAGGCGGACCACGTGCCCATCATCCTGGTGGGCAACAAGGCCGACCTGGCACGCTGCCGGGAAGTCTCCGTGGAAG AGGGCCGCGCCTGCGCGGTGGTGTTTGACTGCAAGTTCATCGAGACGTCGGCCACGCTGCAGCACAACGTGGCCGAGCTCTTCGAGGGCGTGGTGCGCCAACTGCGCTTGCGCCGCCGAGACAGCGCGGCCCCGGAGCCGGCCGCGCCACGAAGGCGGGCAAGCCTCGGCCAGCGGGCTCGTCACTTCCTGGCCCGCCTGACGGCCCGCAGCGCCCGCCGTCGGGCACTCAAGGCCCGCTCCAAGTCCTGCCACAACCTGGCCGTGCTCTGA